The DNA sequence aattccgtgatgggctcacagaaggcatcagccgtggtccatgcacggattcactggttcaacataaaaagagtgactccgatgcagttatactttcactggagtacctgaccccacccctaccctaaacctacccagttctgaacaataatgatgataaatgtcccagtatcgcgtcggcatattgatgctaagggtttccgtgcgtggagcacggctgatgcctgtcactgacttacattggtttcacttctgtgagcccatcacggaatttttttctgtgagcccatcacggaattttcggcgattccgtgatgccaccacagattcggaggttaattaagtccgtgaacattacacggaattctgtgagatcacgttggcttggagacagcctttcccttctgctggcctctgtaacagacaaagagctggtctgaggtcctgaggcTTCGAGTTCTGTCTATGTACAGTCGCAAGGCACGAACTGGACAGAGCAAAGccagggctgggtctgcctcctccgggGGCAGTGCTTGCAGGCTCACTACCTgatccctgaagggagtggtaggaaccttgggcacatagccaggCTGGGGTCTCAGTACCACGTGGTCGTCACCCGGCCCGAACTCTAGGCACGATTCGAGCATGCTTCTGTAcagccgagaactgctgggcgaAGTTCTCGACCGCGTCGCCGAAGAGGCCGGTCTGGGACACGGGGGAATTAAGGAACCTGACTTTGTCGGTATCCCTCGTGTCGgccagacacagccagagatggtGTTCCTGGACCACCAAAgtggacatcgcacgacccaCTGACCGCGCCGTAACCTTCGTCGCCCGAAGTGCGAGGTCCGTCGCGGCACGAAGTTCCTGAAGAACTTGTGGATcatgaccaccctcgtgcaggtccTTCAGTGCCTTGGCCTGATGGACCTGCAACAACGCCATAGCATGTAAGGCGGAAGCGGCTTCCCCACAGGCCTGGTAAGCCCTGCCTGTAAGGTCCGACGAGTGCTTATAGGCCCGGGAAGGGAGAGACGGCTCCCCCCGCCAGGTGGAGTTAGGGCACAGTTGCATAGCAACGGCCCGCTCCACAGAGGGGATGCACGTGTAACCCTTAGCCACCCCGCCATCAAGGGTGGTGAGGGAGGAGGGCCCACCGGCACGGTTTCGGGCAGTAAAAGGTGCCTTCCACGTACCAGTGAGCTCTtcatgcacctccgggaagaaAGGAACCGAGGTGGGTGGCTGAGAACCAGCTCGTGCCACCCCGAGAAACCAATCGTCCAGCCTTGAGGGCTCGGGACAcggtggaggattccacacgagcccGACCCTGttggcggcccgggaaagcatagccatCATTTCCGGATCTGTATCGGGCACAGCTACCGTACCCGAAGGAGGCAACTGCGCCGACGCGTCATCTCCAGAAAGGTCTGACTCACCCCCCGATGCAGCTATCGACATCTGGTCATCGGGAGGAGCGCCGAAGGAAACGGATGGTACACACCTTTGAGATGGCCCACCGTGCTCCCCCGGCAGCTCTACTGGCTGCGGAGTGCAGGAGGAGAGAGGGTTCCTAGGAGGTTGGTTCCCCGGAGGAAGCGCACTCACTGTAATCCTCAGGTCACCAGTGCCACTGCTCGCAGCAACCCTCTGAGGAGGATTGGAACGAGGCAGCGGCACTGGGACTCCGCCCCTTTGCAGGAACTGGAGTCTCGACcgcaactccgagatggtcatcCTCCCACAATGAGTACATGACTCATCCACAAACGCTGCCTCAGCGTGCGCTAAGCCCAGGCACACGATGCAACGCTCGTGACCATCCCTCGGCGCCAGGTAACGACCGCACCCAGAAACACACAAGTAGAAtgtcatctttaaaaagacgcaagCTCTACTTGTGTAAGTTCTTTTAGGGACTTTACTCTTTTTATcagtgctgaagcacgcaggggaaCGGCCGCGGCAACACGGACAGGGATTTGTGCAGCCTGtcgtgtgctctctctctctctctccttacCAGCCGTAAACACGGCTTTTACGCGCTGTTTAAGCGCCCCGTTTACCAGCCGTGAGAACGGCCTTTTCAGCTCCTTTGCtcagaaaaaaaaggcaaaaaaaagagaagaaaaggaaaaaatggaGAGGATTCGACCCCGCTGCTGTGCTGTACGCCCGCACTTCCACAACCAAAGGGATCGTCCTGCAGAGACTCGTCTTTCTATACTTCCAGCAGAGAACAACCgttcggctccgaagcgaaaagctAAAGATGCAACGCACCTGCTGCTCATTATATACCTGCGCTGCGAGGTGAGCAGCAGCTGCATATGATTGCATGCCAATATGCATTGGCTcgttttagttacactcgaagtagaTTGGCCTCTCTAGCGAGATTCCTATTCGTCGGTCAGTCCGACGTACGTCGAACGTACTGAATGGGACTGAATGGGAACCATGGTTAACTTTGGTAAGAGAAAAATATGATTCATGATAATGTAATAACATGTACAGTATTaggatttttctttaaatatatttcatgatgtaattattattgtactaattttgacatttaggcAATTTAAAAGTATAGTTTTGCTAAATCTATATTATGTAAGTCATTACAAGATAGAACAACAACACATGGTCataatgtgcagtgttggggagtaactagttgcATGTAACGGAATCACgtcatttaattacaaaataaaagtaactgtaatcagttacagttactgagaaaaaatgtgtgattaaattacagttaactTCTTAAggtaaacttaagatcatctaagtgtactcaactgtgctattttggaacgccatgaatatgaacttaatgcacttttaacatactatctttgtatttaaaaaatgtatttagtcaccacttttagtacacttgagtgttctagtgtatgaaagatggttCAAGTGtcctacaagtggtaactaaatagtGACGGCTGGTCTTAAATTCTTTAGACACTGCACACTAAACGACTTTGAACACACTGCCTGAGCCCAAATGACATTCATAATCGGCCTGGCAGTAGGCTTAGTGTGTTCCCGGCTTTACAGAATGAACCAGTTCGTGCGTGGAACTGAAAAGTCTTACGTTTCTTGCAGACTGATGGACGGGCTATCTCCCTCGTCAATGCGAggtttttaaaagtctttttttacagaattatgCATTGCTGCTGTTTTTCTAGCATTTTCTAACACACAGCTGCAAATTACAGTCCAGCTGAATGGGTGAACACGCACAAATTTACATGCGTGACATGCCTGAAACAACCTGGATAACAATTGGCTAACactcctgtcaatcaaactcatcAAGAAttatgcaaaaacacattttatttattttatttatttgagatgTTATAATACTTCTCTAATTGTGTTAAGATAGtttaaatgataattatttaacaaatattatatttgtataataaacTGGGGGGCCTTTCATCAGAGTGGGCGGGCCTGTGCCCGTCAGGCCCGTCCGCTGCCTACGCCCCtggacctgaaggatttttctgaagaacagcagacagtttaactgttcaggacaaacaagggactcatgaaaaactatcactaaacaaacaaaaaacagcattaagaatcaaggggatgtaaacttttgaacagggtcatttttataaattcaactattattttatcttgtggactatatgtaaacatcttttatgtgaaataccTTATTCAgatcagtactaaataaaaaaaaaataacattaattttgtatgatccctctgattttgctaaaataattaacattttgcagattctgaaagggggatgtaaacttttgacctcaactgtacattaacattaatttgggacaaatacaatgtaatttaatggAAGACTATGCGAGTGCCATGGTAGTTTGCTTTTTCCACCAACGAGGGTAGAGGAGAGGTCCAAGGTTTAAGAGTCACGGTTCActactgtaatataatatagtaatgtAATGATTCACGAAGAGACAACACTTGATGGCTCtttgatttattgtttattttggcAAATCTGCTTCTTCCATACAGACATTCATGTTTAGtggaagctcctcccacaacaatctcatcatcagtgaagctcctcccacaacaatctcatcatcagtgaagctactcccacaacaatcatacATTCAGCaattcagcaataaatgctggaatattcccatcagtttacaagtgaagacgagcatcagagcatcaggaagagctgaaatctgcagagactgagtttattaaagaggacagagagaagatgagagatccagaaccctgcagaatcaaacacactgaagatactgaacaacaaacaggttggtgtttatttttcattcttaatTAATAATGCTGACGGTTATAAAGCTTCAGGCAGTTTTATATGTTGGTTTGTTGTAACAGGAAAAATCTCTAGAGCTGTTGAATGGCTCTTGGTGCCTCTGCCCCAGTATTTTAGTAGTTATGCTGATTGGATTAGGACTGGTGAAATGGGGCAGGTTGCTATatctgaatacttcatttgaaTGCTTTAAGGTCATCACCCAGGTGCATTGTCTCCATTTCTATGCACTgtcccctaaatgtatataatctACAATGTAACACTGCATTATCAATATAACACTAATATCAAGTCTGGTCCATTACCCAAAACTGTATTAACAGTCTTTTATCAACCAAGAAGTTGACTGAGCAAAGCCAGAGAAGAGCAGAAGCAGGAGACGAAGTGATGATGATAAAAAGGAGCAAAGTTTATTGAATAATCTTAGTTGTGTGTGTTTCAATGCTCAGACTTCATCTGACCAGCACAAATCCAACAAGTAGTGTTTTACCAAACACAACAACATCCCATAATAAACCTTGAGTTTCCATAAACATTCCCTCTTATCTCTTATTTACAGAATAGTTAATGAAACCGCACAATCATCAGattaaacaatgaaaatacataagcaagaaaataataaataaaaacataatcaaTGACATGAtaaatttactgtttttacttttatttcagagtTGATTGAAGACAACGAGGAGAAAGAAGAATTGAGTGAATCTGAGGAGATAAATCATGCCAAAAGTGGAGAAAAACCCAAacagaaagatttaaagaaaagaagagccaagaaatctttcacctgcactcagtgtggaaagagtttcacaaacaaatgtgttcatactggagagaaaccattcacatgtgatcagtgcgggaagagtttctcaTACTCATCAACCCTTAAgaaacacatgaacatccacactggagTGAAACtgcacacatgtgatcaatgtgacaaaacatttttgagagcTTCAGTCCTGAAGCAGCACCTCAGagttcatacaaaggagaagccacattcatgtcatttgtgtggaaagagtttttcacatctacaaaatttgaaagtgCATCTGAAAATACATACTGCTGtgagagagtacatgtgctttgagtgtgacaAGACTTTTACTTCAGGTAAACATTTGAAACTGCaccagaggattcacactggagagaaaccttacaagtgttcacactgtgacaagagattcagtcagtcaggagacctgaaaacacatgagatgatccacactggagagaaactgtacACATGTAATCAATGCGGGAATAGTTTCAGACGAAAAGGATACC is a window from the Onychostoma macrolepis isolate SWU-2019 chromosome 03, ASM1243209v1, whole genome shotgun sequence genome containing:
- the LOC131536516 gene encoding zinc finger protein 235-like; translated protein: MRDPEPCRIKHTEDTEQQTELIEDNEEKEELSESEEINHAKSGEKPKQKDLKKRRAKKSFTCTQCGKSFTNKCVHTGEKPFTCDQCGKSFSYSSTLKKHMNIHTGVKLHTCDQCDKTFLRASVLKQHLRVHTKEKPHSCHLCGKSFSHLQNLKVHLKIHTAVREYMCFECDKTFTSGKHLKLHQRIHTGEKPYKCSHCDKRFSQSGDLKTHEMIHTGEKLYTCNQCGNSFRRKGYLTHHMRVHTGEKPFTCDQCGKSFSQSSNLKDHMNIHTREKLHTCDQCDKTFLWASDLKKHLRVHTKEKPHSCHLCGNSFSLLQHLKVHQKIHTGVREYMCFECEKTFTKGSHLKQHQRIHTGEKPYKCSHCDKRFRLSAHVKIHERIHTGEKPYKCSHCEKRFSDSSSLKTHERIHTGEKPYHCTVCGKRFNQLSNLHTHTQRYHSK